A stretch of DNA from Basfia succiniciproducens:
AGCGTTAAGTGCGGTAGCAAGAACGAAAAAAGTTCCTGCGGCACCGTCTGATGATGTGTACAATAAATACAAAAATCCAATTATTGACTTTGATTTAAAATAATTGTTTTTTTGGAAAGTAAGATAAACCGATAAGGTGGTATGATGAAATTTTTAACTCGCATGTTAAGTGCATTCGCCGTATTATTTTTTGCGATTAGTACTGCACAAGCGGATGATGAAGTCCGAATCGTAATTGATGAAGGTGTTGATGGGGCTCGCCCTATTGCTGTGGTTCCGTTTAAAACAAACGGTTCCGTACCCGCAGATATTGCAGAAATTGTGACCGCAGATTTACGTAACAGCGGTAAATTTAATCCGATTCCGGTAAGTCAAATGCCGCAACAACCCGCTTCCGCATCGGAAGTAACACCGGATGCTTGGGCAGCTTTAGGGGTTGATGCCATTGTTGTTGGTCAGGTAACCGCAACAGGTAACGGTTATAATATTGCCTATCAATTGGTTGATACTGTTGGTGCTTCAGGCGGTGCGGGCTCGGTATTGGCACAAAATTCCGTAACCGTAGGCGCTAAATGGATTCGTTATGGCGCGCATACCGTCAGCGATGAAGTTTTTGAAAAGTTAACGGCAATTAAAGGTGCTTTCAGAACGCGTATCGCTTATGTGGTACAGAAAAACGGCGGCTCTAAACCTTATGAAATTCGTGTGGCGGATTATGACGGTTTCAATCAATTCATTGTAAACCGCAGCTCACAACCAATTATGTCTCCTGCTTGGTCTCCTGATGGTAAACGCTTAGCTTATGTTTCGTTTGAAAACAGAAAATCACAGTTGGTTGTTCAGGATTTAGGTTCCGGTGCACGTAAAGTTGTGGCTTCATTCCAAGGTCATAACGGCGCGCCGGCATTTTCACCGGACGGTTCGCGTTTAGCCTTTGCTTCAAATAAAGAAGGGCAATTAAATATTTATGTAATGGGCGCCAACGGCGGTCAGCCGACTCAATTAACAAGCGGTTCCGGTAATAATACCGAACCTAGTTGGTCACCGGACGGCAGTTCAATTTTATTTACCTCGGACAGAGGTGGGTCACCACAGGTGTATCGCATGAGTTCTTCAGGCGGTGCGGCATCACCTGTTGGTGGTCGAGGCAGCGCTCAAATCAGTAGCGATGGTAAAACATTAGTGATGATTAACGGTAATAATAATGTTGTAAAACAAGATGTTACCAGTGGTGCAAGTGAAGTATTGAGCACTTCTTTCTTAGGTGAGAGCCCTAGTCTTTCACCAAATGGTATTATGATCATTTATAGCTCTACCCAAGGGTTAGGAAAGGTGTTACAATTAGTGTCCGCAGACGGACGCTTTAAAGCGCGGTTACCAGGAACAGACGGACAAGTAAAATTCCCGGCTTGGTCACCGTATCTAGATAAAAACTAAGGAGAAAATCAATGAAATTAGCAAAATTATTGTTAGTTGCACCAGTATTAGCATTAGCAGCATGTAGTTCATCAAACAACGATGCTAGCGCAGACGGCGCAAATGCAGGCGCACAATACGGTGGTATGTCAGTACAAGATTTAACAACTCGTTATAACACCGTTTATTTTGCATTCGATAAATATGATATCGAAGGCGAATACCAACAATTATTAGATGCTCACGCTTCATACTTAACAGCAACTCCGGCAGCTAAAGTATTAGTTGAAGGTAACGCTGATGAACGTGGTACACCGGAATACAACATCGCATTAGGTCAACGTCGTGCGGATGCAGTTAAAGATTTCTTATCAGCTAAAGGTGTTCAAGCTGGTCAATTATCAACTGTTTCTTACGGTGAAGAAAAACCTGCAGTGTTAGGTCATGACGAAGCAGCTTATGCTAAAAACCGTCGTGCAGTGTTAGCATACTAATTATTTGAATAATTTAACTTATATTCATTATTAGTTCTAAAACAGGAGTTATTTATAGCTCCTGTTTTTTTGTTGCTTAGACTAAACATTAATGAAGTAATAATGATGAAATAATTTATTTCTCATAAATGAGGATTATTGTTCAAAATTTACTAAATTTGTTGCCTATTTAGGCAAATAAAAAAAATAATGAAAAAATTAGTTGATTATTAAATTAAAATCCGTATTATAAGCACCCGTTACACAGCGTAACCTTGTGGGTCGTTAGCTCAGTCGGTAGAGCAGCGGACTTTTAATCCGTTGGTCGAAGGTTCGAATCCTTCACGACCCACCACTTAAAATTTGGTTTTATCCATATTCAATATGGGTCGTTAGCTCAGTCGGTAGAGCAGCGGACTTTTAATCCGTTGGTCGAAGGTTCGAATCCTTCACGACCCACCACTTAAAATTTGGTTTTATCCATATTCAATATGGGTCGTTAGCTCAGTCGGTAGAGCAGCGGACTTTTAATCCGTTGGTCGAAGGTTCGAATCCTTCACGACCCACCACTTAATTCCCAAAGATTCTTTATTATTGCGATCCTGATCGTAAAATTTACTTATTTGATTTCTTTATTTGTCATATCTCTTTTAAAGTGCGGTCAAAAATAAGGAAATTTTATGAGGAAAGGTTTTTCATTAATTGAATTTCTAACTGTGCTGTTATTAATCAGTATTTCCGGTTCGCTGACGCTCTCCGGTTGGCAATCTTTAGGTGAAAGCCAAATGCTGCAACAGGAACAACAACGGTTGTTGCTTTTTATTAAAAATATCC
This window harbors:
- the tolB gene encoding Tol-Pal system beta propeller repeat protein TolB codes for the protein MKFLTRMLSAFAVLFFAISTAQADDEVRIVIDEGVDGARPIAVVPFKTNGSVPADIAEIVTADLRNSGKFNPIPVSQMPQQPASASEVTPDAWAALGVDAIVVGQVTATGNGYNIAYQLVDTVGASGGAGSVLAQNSVTVGAKWIRYGAHTVSDEVFEKLTAIKGAFRTRIAYVVQKNGGSKPYEIRVADYDGFNQFIVNRSSQPIMSPAWSPDGKRLAYVSFENRKSQLVVQDLGSGARKVVASFQGHNGAPAFSPDGSRLAFASNKEGQLNIYVMGANGGQPTQLTSGSGNNTEPSWSPDGSSILFTSDRGGSPQVYRMSSSGGAASPVGGRGSAQISSDGKTLVMINGNNNVVKQDVTSGASEVLSTSFLGESPSLSPNGIMIIYSSTQGLGKVLQLVSADGRFKARLPGTDGQVKFPAWSPYLDKN
- the pal gene encoding peptidoglycan-associated lipoprotein Pal, with translation MKLAKLLLVAPVLALAACSSSNNDASADGANAGAQYGGMSVQDLTTRYNTVYFAFDKYDIEGEYQQLLDAHASYLTATPAAKVLVEGNADERGTPEYNIALGQRRADAVKDFLSAKGVQAGQLSTVSYGEEKPAVLGHDEAAYAKNRRAVLAY